One genomic window of Candidatus Didemnitutus sp. includes the following:
- a CDS encoding TIGR00266 family protein has translation MNPMHVIDYRISGDDMQFVEVELDPNEAVIAEAGAMMFMDDGIEMETIFGDGTQQNRGFVGALLGMGSRVLTGESLFMTVYGNRSAQKRRVAFGAPYPGKILPMHLGEMGGELIAQKDAFLCAAKGVSIGIAFQKRIGVGLFGGEGFIMQRLKGDGLTFVHACGMLHERTLAPGETLRVDTGCIVALQPSVDYDIEFVGGIKTALFGGEGLFLARLRGPGKVWLQSLPFSRLAGRIVAAAPQTGRGGREEGSILGGLGRVLDGDNR, from the coding sequence ATGAATCCAATGCACGTGATCGACTATCGCATCAGCGGCGACGACATGCAGTTCGTCGAAGTTGAGCTCGACCCCAACGAAGCGGTGATCGCCGAAGCCGGTGCCATGATGTTCATGGACGACGGCATCGAAATGGAGACGATCTTCGGCGACGGCACCCAACAGAACCGCGGTTTTGTCGGCGCGCTGCTCGGCATGGGCTCGCGCGTGCTCACCGGCGAGTCGCTCTTCATGACCGTCTACGGCAATCGCTCCGCGCAAAAACGCCGCGTGGCGTTCGGCGCGCCTTATCCCGGCAAGATCCTGCCGATGCACCTCGGCGAGATGGGCGGCGAACTCATCGCGCAAAAGGACGCGTTTCTCTGCGCCGCCAAAGGCGTCAGCATCGGCATCGCATTCCAGAAACGCATCGGCGTGGGCCTCTTCGGTGGTGAGGGTTTCATCATGCAGCGCCTGAAGGGCGACGGGCTGACTTTCGTGCATGCCTGCGGCATGCTCCACGAACGCACCCTCGCGCCGGGCGAGACATTGCGCGTCGACACGGGCTGCATCGTCGCGCTCCAGCCGAGCGTAGACTACGACATCGAATTCGTCGGCGGCATCAAAACGGCGCTGTTCGGCGGCGAAGGATTGTTCCTCGCGCGCCTGCGCGGCCCGGGCAAGGTGTGGCTGCAATCGCTGCCGTTCTCGCGTCTCGCCGGACGCATCGTCGCCGCCGCACCGCAAACCGGCCGTGGCGGACGCGAGGAAGGCTCGATCCTCGGCGGCCTCGGGCGCGTGCTCGACGGCGATAACCGCTGA
- a CDS encoding DUF4199 domain-containing protein, which translates to MGTKFFYALILTVVGAAFRLLMFFTGFETEKLATGQYLNWVMLPVVFAIYWFALKAIRDERPNQAISYGQAVGNGTLLALIASIMSAVYNFIHLKFINTSFADYQLEVIRSKWAEQGMSEDQMSKAEGFVRMTLSPGAQAIGTIFFGVIFGLIIVLIVAAFVKRAAPEGTEPPPM; encoded by the coding sequence ATGGGCACAAAATTCTTTTATGCACTGATCCTCACGGTCGTCGGCGCGGCATTCCGCCTGCTGATGTTCTTCACAGGGTTCGAGACAGAGAAGCTCGCCACGGGCCAATACCTGAACTGGGTGATGCTGCCGGTGGTGTTCGCGATCTATTGGTTCGCGCTCAAAGCCATCCGCGACGAACGGCCGAACCAGGCGATTTCCTACGGCCAAGCCGTCGGCAATGGCACGTTGCTGGCCCTGATCGCGTCCATCATGTCGGCGGTCTACAACTTCATTCACCTGAAGTTCATCAACACGAGCTTCGCCGACTATCAGCTCGAAGTCATCCGCTCCAAGTGGGCCGAGCAAGGCATGTCGGAAGACCAGATGAGCAAGGCCGAGGGCTTCGTGCGCATGACGCTTTCGCCGGGCGCACAGGCGATCGGCACGATCTTTTTCGGCGTCATCTTCGGATTGATCATTGTCCTGATCGTCGCCGCCTTCGTGAAGCGCGCCGCGCCCGAAGGGACCGAGCCGCCGCCGATGTGA
- a CDS encoding PDZ domain-containing protein — translation MKHSLRYILPAVVGGALAVSASATTVVRHVDPNVVRIQVSDPIHVRIEKGEKSEKQLPVEKVTFLGVETGPLPEVLASQLGLGDGMGLVVRRVAEDSPAVGVLKEHDVLTKLGDQQLVDSRQLSVLIRAKKPGDEVKLTLVRGGKEMTVTAKLAERELPRMFGFRGGDVDGGAFQFFQGDGPAVERLRELPGIARDELNDVLRIIGRERGNWFAGPRVHMVKRHGGSSLLNMAEGNFAYSDDDGSIEVTASKGQRELTMKDAKGNVTFKGPINTDDERAKLPAEVKKRLGKIDDASIDFEADESLEQEGAAVKPDKTKTGTTIRRSIRLQPSF, via the coding sequence ATGAAGCATTCCCTCCGTTACATCCTCCCGGCCGTGGTCGGCGGCGCGCTCGCCGTGTCGGCCTCCGCGACCACCGTCGTCCGGCACGTCGATCCCAACGTCGTGCGCATCCAAGTCAGCGATCCGATCCATGTGCGGATCGAGAAAGGCGAGAAATCCGAGAAGCAACTCCCCGTCGAAAAGGTCACGTTCCTCGGCGTCGAGACCGGTCCGTTGCCCGAAGTGTTGGCATCGCAGCTCGGCCTCGGCGACGGCATGGGCCTCGTTGTGCGCCGCGTGGCCGAAGACAGCCCGGCGGTCGGCGTGTTGAAAGAGCACGACGTGCTCACGAAGCTCGGCGATCAGCAGCTCGTCGATTCCCGGCAGCTCAGCGTGCTCATCCGCGCGAAGAAGCCGGGCGACGAGGTGAAACTCACGCTCGTGCGCGGCGGCAAGGAAATGACCGTCACCGCCAAACTCGCGGAGCGCGAGCTCCCGCGGATGTTCGGCTTCCGCGGCGGTGACGTCGATGGCGGCGCGTTTCAGTTCTTCCAAGGCGACGGTCCCGCCGTCGAGCGCCTGCGCGAGTTGCCCGGCATCGCGCGCGACGAGTTGAACGACGTCCTGCGCATCATCGGCCGGGAGCGCGGCAACTGGTTTGCCGGCCCGCGCGTCCACATGGTCAAACGCCACGGCGGCTCCTCGCTGCTGAACATGGCCGAAGGCAACTTCGCCTACTCCGACGACGACGGTTCGATCGAAGTCACCGCGTCGAAGGGCCAGCGCGAACTCACGATGAAAGACGCGAAGGGCAACGTGACCTTCAAGGGGCCGATCAACACGGACGACGAGCGCGCCAAGCTGCCCGCGGAAGTGAAGAAACGTCTCGGCAAGATCGACGATGCGAGCATCGATTTCGAGGCGGACGAATCGCTCGAGCAGGAAGGCGCGGCCGTGAAGCCGGACAAGACCAAGACCGGCACGACCATCCGCCGCAGCATCCGCCTGCAGCCGTCGTTCTGA
- a CDS encoding sigma-70 family RNA polymerase sigma factor, translating to MEARSASPSWKDWFEAYGPKLLLCARQWTRSLADAEDVVQEAFVRYWRHQRELPGDPQALLITSVRRAALDLARREGRRLAREEKADGGLEEREGIFDPLPGDGDERRVEIETALQRLPDEQREVLVLKIWEELTFEQIGEMLDVSPNTAASRYRYALGALRKELKPLSYG from the coding sequence ATGGAGGCCCGCAGTGCATCCCCATCCTGGAAAGACTGGTTCGAAGCTTACGGCCCGAAGCTGCTGCTCTGTGCGCGGCAATGGACCCGTTCGCTGGCGGACGCCGAGGATGTCGTGCAGGAAGCTTTTGTGCGTTACTGGCGCCATCAGCGCGAGCTGCCGGGCGATCCGCAGGCGCTCCTCATCACCTCGGTGCGTCGCGCCGCGCTCGATCTCGCCCGTCGCGAAGGCCGGCGGCTCGCACGCGAGGAAAAAGCCGACGGCGGCCTCGAGGAGCGCGAAGGGATCTTCGACCCGCTGCCGGGCGACGGTGACGAGCGTCGGGTCGAAATCGAGACCGCCCTCCAACGGTTGCCCGACGAACAGCGCGAGGTGCTCGTGCTCAAGATTTGGGAAGAACTCACTTTCGAACAGATCGGCGAGATGCTCGACGTCTCGCCCAACACCGCTGCATCGCGCTACCGCTACGCACTCGGCGCGCTGCGCAAGGAATTGAAGCCGCTCAGTTATGGATGA
- a CDS encoding LysR family transcriptional regulator, translating to MEIYQLRYFAAVAETGNFTKAASRSFISQPSLSQQILNLEEELGQTLFHRLGRKVSLTPAGELLLERAHRIIAEADDAVRELKEDPAQGHRVSVGVIPTVAHFFLPAILAYCRANEVKLHLQTREDFRPTVVQAVLDGDLELGVVPLPVNEPRIETSMLFSEPLLLAIAADHPLATAPNVTLEDLRDQDFIMLGTGSSTATQVQRLLGDHDFEPRVLHRVAQLSTAKALTALGVGISVLPRSARTANDPAGLVYRKFSGKVPMREIALIRHYRHHHTKGAKLFTDAAHAVVGPMQTAQAQTTPPFRTLGSTQS from the coding sequence ATGGAAATCTACCAACTTCGTTACTTTGCCGCGGTCGCCGAGACCGGCAACTTTACCAAAGCGGCGAGCCGTAGTTTTATTTCTCAACCATCTCTTAGTCAGCAGATTTTGAATCTTGAAGAAGAGCTCGGGCAGACGCTTTTCCATCGCCTTGGTCGCAAAGTCAGCCTGACCCCCGCCGGCGAACTCCTCCTTGAGCGAGCCCATCGCATCATCGCCGAGGCCGACGACGCCGTCCGCGAACTAAAGGAAGACCCCGCGCAAGGCCACCGCGTCTCGGTCGGGGTGATCCCGACGGTCGCCCACTTTTTCCTCCCCGCCATCCTCGCCTATTGCCGGGCGAACGAGGTCAAGCTCCACCTCCAAACCCGCGAAGACTTCCGTCCCACGGTCGTCCAAGCCGTCTTGGACGGCGACCTGGAATTGGGCGTCGTCCCGCTGCCGGTCAACGAGCCGCGCATCGAGACCTCGATGCTCTTCTCAGAGCCCTTGCTGCTCGCCATCGCAGCCGACCATCCGCTCGCCACAGCCCCCAACGTCACGCTCGAAGACCTGCGCGACCAGGATTTCATCATGCTCGGCACGGGCTCTTCGACCGCCACGCAAGTGCAACGCCTGCTCGGCGACCACGATTTCGAACCCCGGGTGCTGCACCGCGTCGCCCAGCTCTCCACGGCGAAAGCGCTCACCGCGCTCGGCGTCGGCATCAGCGTGCTGCCCCGCAGCGCGCGCACCGCCAACGATCCCGCCGGCCTCGTCTACCGCAAATTCTCCGGCAAAGTGCCCATGCGCGAGATCGCGCTGATCCGCCACTACCGACACCATCACACGAAAGGCGCGAAACTCTTCACCGACGCCGCCCACGCCGTCGTCGGGCCGATGCAAACCGCGCAGGCGCAAACCACCCCGCCCTTTCGGACACTGGGCAGCACGCAAAGCTGA
- a CDS encoding U32 family peptidase: protein MHVSTTASAQPAPPASASAPARPEILAPAGDWECAKAAVENGADAIYFGLERFNARMRAHNFTVADLPRLMEFLHRRGVRGYVTFNTLVFADELADAEQYLRSIIAAGVDAAIVQDVGICRLIRALSPDFPIHTSTQMTVTSAAGVQFARELGANLIVLARENSLTEIAAIQAAQKSAAVSLPLEVFVHGALCVAYSGQCLTSESLGGRSANRGECAQACRMPYELISDGARVELGDRRYLLSPQDLAGLEILPDLVRAGVASLKIEGRLKSAEYVANITRVYRAALDRALRDAGVDVPERPHAHGAAFDPASARYDLEMSFSRGLYTGWFRGINNQELAHARFGTKRGVFLGMVTRVGADFVALALEAPLKPGDGLVFDAGNPEVKEEGGRVYQVQPRGAETVLRFGRGDIDFERVRTGHRVWKTNDPELDRRLRQTFEGDQIRFRRPITLEVHGHVGAPLTLIARDAEGHVAQAHSTTPLAPAEKQPLSTERLRDQLGRLGGTPFELGEFSNRLEGAVHLAVSELNELRRRVVAELDAQRAAPKRWTLSATPVGASLLAASRAVASKRTPTADSELIVVIRHLHQLDAAWATGVRTIYAEFEDPKKYRDAVTRFRELRASDPSRSDATLWVAAPRIFKPGEEWILNQVLSCEADGYLVRNHDHLRVFSEKRRRGDFSLNVANPLTAAYYRERYGLERVTASYDLNVAQLEALLHGAPGEWFDITLHQHMPMFHMEHCVFCAFLSAGTDYRNCGRPCDKHDVRLRDRIGAEHPLKADAGCRNTVYNSRAQTGAEFVDRLLALGARSFRIEFLNESADELQRTVGRYRQLLRGEISGAELWREFKLINQLGVTRGQLEATPQLLRKKT, encoded by the coding sequence GTGCACGTGTCCACCACCGCCTCAGCTCAACCTGCTCCGCCCGCCTCCGCGTCCGCTCCCGCGCGCCCGGAAATCCTCGCGCCGGCCGGCGACTGGGAATGCGCCAAAGCCGCCGTCGAAAACGGCGCCGACGCGATCTATTTCGGCCTCGAACGCTTCAACGCCCGCATGCGCGCGCACAACTTCACCGTCGCGGACCTGCCGCGCCTGATGGAGTTCCTGCACCGCCGGGGAGTGCGCGGCTACGTGACGTTCAACACGCTGGTGTTCGCGGACGAGCTCGCCGACGCCGAGCAATACCTCCGCAGCATCATCGCCGCCGGCGTCGACGCCGCGATCGTGCAGGACGTCGGCATCTGCCGCCTCATCCGCGCGCTGTCGCCGGATTTCCCGATCCACACCTCCACGCAGATGACGGTCACCAGCGCCGCCGGCGTGCAGTTCGCCCGGGAACTCGGCGCCAATCTCATCGTGCTCGCACGCGAAAACTCGCTCACCGAGATCGCCGCCATCCAAGCCGCGCAAAAATCCGCCGCCGTCTCGCTGCCACTCGAGGTCTTCGTCCACGGCGCCCTCTGCGTCGCCTACTCCGGCCAGTGCCTCACCAGTGAATCCCTCGGCGGCCGCTCCGCCAATCGCGGCGAGTGCGCCCAAGCCTGCCGCATGCCCTACGAGCTGATCTCCGACGGCGCGCGCGTCGAACTCGGCGACCGTCGCTATTTGCTCAGCCCGCAAGATCTCGCCGGGCTCGAAATCCTGCCCGACCTCGTCCGCGCCGGCGTCGCCTCGCTCAAGATCGAAGGTCGTCTCAAATCCGCCGAATACGTCGCCAACATCACCCGCGTCTACCGCGCCGCGCTCGACCGCGCGCTGCGCGACGCCGGCGTCGACGTGCCCGAACGCCCGCACGCCCACGGCGCCGCTTTTGATCCCGCCTCCGCCCGCTACGACCTCGAGATGAGTTTCTCGCGCGGCCTCTACACTGGCTGGTTCCGCGGCATCAACAATCAGGAGCTCGCCCACGCGCGCTTCGGCACCAAGCGCGGCGTCTTCCTCGGCATGGTCACGCGCGTCGGCGCGGATTTCGTCGCGCTCGCACTCGAAGCGCCGCTGAAGCCGGGCGACGGCCTCGTGTTCGACGCCGGCAATCCCGAGGTGAAAGAGGAAGGCGGGCGCGTCTACCAAGTGCAGCCGCGCGGCGCGGAAACCGTGCTGCGCTTCGGCCGCGGCGACATCGATTTCGAACGCGTGCGCACGGGTCACCGCGTCTGGAAAACCAACGACCCCGAACTCGACCGCCGCCTCCGCCAAACCTTCGAGGGCGACCAAATCCGCTTCCGCCGTCCGATCACCCTCGAAGTGCACGGTCACGTCGGCGCGCCGCTGACGCTCATCGCCCGCGACGCCGAGGGTCACGTCGCCCAGGCGCACTCCACCACGCCGCTCGCGCCAGCCGAAAAGCAGCCGCTCTCCACCGAGCGCCTCCGCGACCAACTCGGCCGCCTCGGCGGCACGCCGTTCGAGCTCGGAGAATTTTCCAACCGCCTCGAAGGCGCCGTGCACCTCGCCGTCAGCGAGCTCAACGAACTCCGCCGCCGCGTCGTCGCCGAACTCGACGCCCAGCGCGCCGCGCCGAAACGCTGGACGCTCTCTGCGACACCGGTGGGAGCGAGCTTGCTCGCGGCCTCGCGCGCAGTCGCAAGCAAGCGCACTCCCACAGCGGACTCCGAGCTCATCGTCGTCATCCGCCACCTGCACCAGCTCGACGCCGCGTGGGCCACCGGTGTGCGCACGATCTACGCCGAGTTCGAGGACCCGAAGAAATACCGCGACGCCGTCACGCGCTTCCGCGAGCTCCGCGCCTCGGACCCCTCACGCAGCGACGCGACGCTCTGGGTCGCAGCGCCCCGCATCTTCAAACCTGGCGAAGAGTGGATCCTGAATCAGGTGCTCTCGTGCGAAGCCGACGGCTATCTCGTGCGCAACCACGACCACTTGCGCGTCTTCAGCGAAAAACGCCGCCGCGGCGATTTTTCGCTCAACGTCGCCAATCCGCTCACCGCCGCCTACTACCGCGAGCGTTACGGCCTCGAGCGCGTCACCGCGAGCTACGATCTCAACGTCGCCCAGCTCGAAGCCCTTCTCCACGGCGCGCCCGGCGAGTGGTTCGACATCACGCTTCACCAGCACATGCCCATGTTTCACATGGAGCATTGCGTCTTCTGCGCGTTCCTCTCTGCCGGCACGGACTACCGCAACTGCGGCCGGCCCTGCGACAAGCACGACGTCCGGCTGCGCGACCGCATCGGCGCCGAGCATCCGTTGAAGGCCGACGCCGGCTGCCGCAACACCGTCTACAACTCCCGCGCGCAAACCGGCGCCGAGTTCGTCGACCGCCTCCTCGCACTCGGCGCCCGGTCGTTTCGCATCGAATTCCTCAACGAGTCGGCCGACGAACTCCAGCGCACCGTCGGCCGCTATCGCCAGCTGCTGCGCGGCGAGATCAGCGGCGCGGAGCTGTGGCGCGAGTTCAAGCTCATCAACCAGCTCGGCGTCACCCGCGGCCAGCTCGAAGCCACGCCCCAGCTCCTGCGGAAGAAGACCTGA
- a CDS encoding nucleoside monophosphate kinase, with translation MSQTPAQAPVPKPVSASPDLEIKDAVVIFDPIWADLEADFGRENLRFPKELILLGGAPGAGKGTNTPYILKARGLTCQPIVMSALLDTPEMKRLKEGGNLIGDREVLSVLLRQLLKPEYRDGVILDGFPRTKVQVECLKMLYEKMIQLWREFYGTPLGIHFRQPIVHIVVLFVDENESISRQLKRGRESKAHNAEVRTSGRGELWEERATDFDESLAARRYRVFKEQTWDALLSLKDVFHYHLVNAQGSLNEVEKAIAEELAYQSSLELDPRTYDQLRTLPLASEIVVHARQELVKRLDGYALNHPELFARVIALIEKKIMPIVMRHAISGHSNVNSEDPILEEAQALAMLIDIFSERGYHAVVDIIRVDVPDRFDLATGKIHCRQKKVHRFIIKFRGSELRRG, from the coding sequence ATGAGCCAGACACCCGCCCAAGCCCCCGTTCCCAAGCCCGTTTCCGCCTCGCCTGATCTCGAGATCAAGGACGCCGTCGTCATTTTCGATCCCATCTGGGCGGATCTCGAAGCGGACTTCGGCCGTGAGAACCTGCGCTTCCCCAAGGAGCTCATTCTCCTCGGCGGCGCACCCGGCGCCGGCAAAGGCACCAACACGCCCTATATTCTCAAAGCCCGCGGCCTCACCTGCCAGCCGATCGTGATGAGCGCGCTGCTCGACACGCCGGAGATGAAACGCCTCAAGGAAGGCGGCAACCTCATCGGCGACCGCGAGGTGCTCAGCGTCCTGCTCCGCCAGCTGCTCAAACCCGAGTATCGCGACGGCGTCATCCTCGACGGCTTCCCGCGCACCAAGGTCCAGGTCGAGTGCCTGAAGATGCTTTACGAGAAAATGATTCAGCTCTGGCGCGAGTTCTACGGCACGCCGCTGGGCATTCATTTTCGCCAGCCGATCGTCCACATCGTCGTGCTCTTCGTCGACGAGAACGAATCGATCTCGCGCCAACTGAAACGCGGCCGCGAATCGAAGGCGCACAACGCCGAGGTCCGCACTTCCGGCCGCGGCGAGCTCTGGGAAGAGCGCGCGACCGACTTCGACGAGAGCCTCGCCGCCCGCCGCTACCGCGTGTTCAAGGAGCAGACGTGGGACGCGCTGCTCTCGCTCAAGGACGTTTTCCACTACCACCTCGTCAACGCGCAGGGTTCGCTCAACGAAGTCGAGAAAGCCATCGCCGAGGAACTCGCCTACCAAAGCTCGCTCGAACTCGACCCGCGCACCTACGACCAGCTCCGCACCCTGCCGCTCGCCAGCGAGATCGTCGTCCACGCGCGCCAGGAACTCGTGAAGCGCCTCGACGGCTACGCGCTGAACCACCCGGAACTCTTCGCCCGCGTCATCGCACTGATCGAGAAGAAGATCATGCCGATCGTCATGCGGCACGCGATCTCGGGTCACTCGAACGTGAACAGCGAGGACCCGATCCTCGAAGAGGCGCAGGCCCTCGCGATGCTGATCGATATCTTCTCCGAGCGCGGCTACCACGCGGTCGTCGACATCATCCGCGTCGACGTGCCCGACCGCTTCGACCTCGCCACCGGCAAGATCCACTGCCGGCAGAAGAAGGTCCACCGCTTCATCATCAAGTTCCGCGGTTCGGAATTGCGCCGCGGCTGA
- a CDS encoding tetratricopeptide repeat protein yields MKLHVRLSSAWQRKLATTDRHLWLLWAVRFHISIGTVPVWEFVIYWKRLAVLLFALTVGGYAAAVTTVHHLWARQPETRLRWQDIALAPLRWDQFRQQRGDVMVAAAMKQIAEGKYAEASFNLRAGLARSPGNVAGRMQLAALLAVGDPVRAAKLLEQGLATTPDQPELLSALFELWSENGAVTLALSRSEELLAPGRKPELAAAARAVVVNARAALLLGKSDAAGALALLQTSPRDFASVSGLQNVRLTLTALHALGRGAEAAALFALVPPDPARSPRLDVGIALAAQDSEALETALRRLKAQAPRPATALLFAFEAWHELKRTLRREAVEEEIYRFHESDETTLQALGALAVRLDLPGTLLRAQRIAARKRFNPFAFQVHTTELMLRRGELAEAERLLDQWENTLPQLLEAQRTVPELLARTIRAAGSDRATQTAALINHFSLTGARVPTGTVLLVLRTLEKAGNWRAAAQLAETATRFAPLNDELREQSARLALRVARETVAEPTAAAKPKAASESDFNSGAEAIAAIDLALRRDDAENAVWLIQGVRKSAPAWLSEIEPQLAMREYRARRALQQGPAATIVFRDLVLKPGASRAAAFRLVRDYIAAGEGDLALQLAREIVRLLPGEKAAVVLLREAEGPSLEKTGDGKK; encoded by the coding sequence ATGAAACTACACGTGCGTCTTTCCTCCGCGTGGCAGCGCAAGCTGGCGACGACCGATCGTCACCTGTGGCTGCTCTGGGCGGTGCGTTTCCACATTTCGATCGGCACGGTCCCGGTGTGGGAGTTCGTGATTTATTGGAAGCGGCTCGCCGTGCTCCTGTTTGCGCTCACGGTCGGCGGCTACGCGGCGGCGGTCACGACGGTCCACCACTTGTGGGCGCGCCAGCCGGAGACGCGCTTGCGCTGGCAGGACATCGCGCTCGCGCCGCTGCGCTGGGACCAGTTCCGACAGCAGCGCGGCGACGTCATGGTCGCTGCGGCCATGAAACAGATCGCGGAGGGGAAATACGCGGAGGCCTCGTTCAACCTGCGGGCAGGACTGGCGCGCTCGCCGGGCAACGTCGCGGGGCGGATGCAATTGGCGGCGTTGCTCGCGGTGGGCGATCCGGTGCGTGCGGCGAAGCTGCTGGAACAAGGTTTGGCCACGACGCCGGATCAACCGGAGCTCCTGAGCGCGCTGTTCGAATTGTGGAGCGAGAACGGTGCGGTGACGCTCGCGCTGTCCCGGAGCGAGGAGTTGCTGGCGCCGGGGCGCAAGCCCGAGCTCGCCGCCGCCGCGCGCGCCGTGGTGGTGAATGCGCGGGCGGCGCTGTTGTTGGGCAAGTCCGACGCCGCGGGGGCGCTCGCGTTGCTCCAGACCAGTCCGCGGGATTTCGCGAGCGTGAGCGGCTTGCAAAACGTGAGGCTGACGCTGACGGCGCTCCACGCGCTGGGGCGCGGCGCGGAAGCGGCGGCGCTGTTCGCGCTGGTGCCGCCGGACCCCGCGCGCAGCCCGCGTCTCGACGTCGGAATCGCCCTGGCTGCGCAGGATTCCGAGGCGTTGGAAACGGCGTTGCGGCGGCTGAAGGCGCAGGCGCCGCGGCCCGCGACGGCGCTGCTCTTCGCCTTCGAGGCGTGGCACGAATTGAAGCGCACGCTGCGGCGCGAGGCGGTGGAGGAGGAGATCTATCGCTTCCATGAGAGCGACGAGACGACGCTCCAGGCACTGGGCGCGCTGGCGGTGCGGCTCGATTTGCCGGGCACGCTGCTGCGCGCGCAGCGCATCGCGGCGCGCAAGCGGTTCAACCCGTTCGCGTTTCAGGTGCACACGACGGAGCTGATGCTCCGGCGCGGCGAGCTCGCGGAGGCGGAGCGGTTGCTCGATCAATGGGAGAACACGCTCCCGCAACTGCTCGAGGCGCAGCGAACGGTGCCTGAGCTGCTGGCGCGGACGATTCGCGCTGCGGGCAGCGACCGCGCCACGCAGACCGCCGCGTTGATCAATCACTTCTCGCTGACCGGCGCGCGGGTGCCGACCGGGACGGTGCTGCTGGTGCTGCGCACGCTGGAAAAGGCGGGCAACTGGCGCGCCGCGGCGCAGCTGGCGGAGACGGCCACGCGTTTCGCGCCGCTGAACGACGAGCTGCGCGAACAGAGCGCCCGACTGGCGCTGCGCGTCGCGCGCGAGACCGTCGCAGAACCGACCGCGGCGGCGAAGCCGAAGGCGGCGTCCGAATCCGATTTCAATTCCGGGGCGGAAGCGATCGCCGCGATCGATCTGGCGCTCCGCCGCGACGACGCGGAGAACGCGGTGTGGTTGATCCAAGGCGTGCGCAAGAGCGCGCCGGCGTGGCTTTCCGAAATCGAACCGCAGCTGGCGATGCGCGAATACCGCGCGCGCCGGGCACTCCAACAGGGACCGGCGGCGACGATCGTGTTTCGCGATCTGGTGTTGAAACCCGGAGCGTCGCGCGCCGCGGCGTTCCGGCTCGTCCGCGACTACATCGCGGCGGGCGAGGGCGATCTCGCCTTGCAACTCGCGCGCGAGATCGTGCGATTGCTCCCCGGCGAGAAGGCCGCGGTCGTGCTGTTGCGCGAAGCCGAAGGCCCGTCACTCGAGAAGACCGGGGACGGGAAAAAGTAG
- a CDS encoding ABC transporter permease: protein MQLSEIFKMAFGSLGVNKLRSVLTMLGITIGVFSVIGVMTTVTAMRSSIETGLSFLGSNIFQFAKYPVFGGGGPEGRRRYQMRRDITLDQALRYKREMEGIADVICLKIFDDGGQATYGGRKTTPDVRFGGSDENFVTANQFDVQIGRNFTPGDIELSRPVVIIGQDIVTKLFPAENALGKTIKIKERTYIVIGVFAPKGQAFGGSSDNIAIIPITRFFADYGAEHRSISIATQAPTQQVYNETLDKAITVMRTVRGLQAEKENDFEVYSNDSLIAAFAKVADAVAAGSFVISGIALLAAGVGIMNIMLVSVTERTKEIGIRKSIGARKKNILTQFLVEAVVISLSGGLVGILLGVAAGNGLAMMLNASVVFPWNWAFIGILVCSGIGVGFGFYPAWKASSLDPIEALRFE, encoded by the coding sequence ATGCAACTCTCCGAAATCTTCAAGATGGCCTTCGGGTCGCTGGGCGTGAACAAGCTCCGCTCCGTGCTCACCATGCTGGGCATCACGATCGGCGTGTTCTCCGTCATCGGCGTGATGACGACCGTCACCGCGATGCGCTCGTCGATCGAGACCGGCCTGAGCTTTCTCGGTTCGAACATTTTCCAGTTCGCCAAATATCCCGTGTTCGGCGGCGGCGGTCCCGAAGGACGCCGGCGCTACCAGATGCGGCGCGACATCACCCTCGACCAGGCGCTGCGCTACAAGCGCGAGATGGAGGGCATCGCCGACGTCATTTGCCTGAAGATCTTCGACGACGGCGGCCAGGCCACCTACGGCGGACGCAAGACCACACCCGACGTCCGTTTCGGCGGCAGCGACGAAAATTTCGTCACCGCAAACCAGTTCGACGTTCAGATCGGCCGCAACTTCACGCCGGGCGACATCGAGCTGTCGCGCCCGGTCGTGATCATCGGCCAGGACATCGTCACGAAGCTCTTCCCCGCGGAAAACGCCCTCGGCAAGACGATCAAGATCAAGGAGCGCACCTACATCGTCATCGGCGTTTTCGCTCCGAAGGGCCAGGCCTTCGGCGGCAGCTCGGACAACATCGCGATCATTCCGATCACGCGCTTCTTCGCCGACTACGGCGCCGAGCATCGCTCCATCAGCATCGCCACGCAGGCGCCGACGCAGCAGGTCTACAACGAGACCCTCGACAAGGCCATCACGGTCATGCGCACCGTCCGCGGCCTGCAGGCGGAAAAGGAAAACGATTTTGAAGTCTACTCGAACGACTCGCTCATCGCCGCCTTCGCGAAGGTCGCCGACGCGGTCGCCGCCGGCTCGTTCGTCATCTCGGGCATCGCGTTGCTCGCCGCCGGCGTCGGCATCATGAACATCATGCTCGTCTCGGTCACGGAGCGGACGAAGGAAATCGGCATCCGCAAATCGATCGGCGCGCGTAAGAAGAATATCCTCACCCAGTTTCTGGTCGAAGCCGTCGTCATCTCGCTCAGCGGCGGCTTGGTCGGCATCCTGCTGGGCGTCGCTGCCGGCAATGGACTCGCGATGATGCTGAACGCCTCGGTCGTGTTTCCGTGGAACTGGGCCTTCATCGGTATTCTCGTGTGCTCCGGCATCGGGGTGGGCTTCGGTTTTTATCCCGCCTGGAAGGCGTCCTCGCTCGACCCGATCGAAGCGCTGCGTTTCGAGTAG